From Cucumis melo cultivar AY chromosome 1, USDA_Cmelo_AY_1.0, whole genome shotgun sequence, a single genomic window includes:
- the LOC103497559 gene encoding uncharacterized protein LOC103497559 isoform X2: MLAVSDGRELASGFTLNDVLTIQKRASPSPSPAVRLHGRTLLDIIRDDVGKSPVSNRERKSWKFLRDRLRLNLRSQIPPPNSLRFPGFTSADMMPNDEQSPEPTTTAAVSAAPSLRQISRRNSTRFNPSVPPSSEATNSDASPDNNSAAAASGAGGRSLLRPQMSRHNSTRFSVERSESFTDLTEPAREGTRRLSAALAEERSMSAREAVAAQEAADAEAIADVEEQEEEQEAESTPAPMRMSLMDLLEETDRQMGFEGSTYRIEDEEEEEEEEEEIENEVTTVCGGGGGGGTERNCCVCMVRHKGAAFIPCGHTFCRLCSRELWVSRGNCPLCNGFILEILDIF; the protein is encoded by the coding sequence ATGTTAGCGGTGAGCGACGGCAGAGAGCTCGCAAGTGGTTTTACTCTCAACGACGTTTTGACCATTCAAAAGAGAGCCTCGCCTAGTCCTTCGCCGGCAGTGAGATTACACGGCCGGACGTTGCTCGATATCATAAGAGACGACGTAGGAAAATCCCCTGTTAGTAACCGAGAAAGGAAATCTTGGAAGTTTTTGAGAGATcgtcttcgtttgaacctcagATCTCAAATTCCGCCGCCGAATTCGCTTCGTTTCCCCGGTTTTACGTCGGCGGATATGATGCCAAACGACGAACAGTCGCCAGAACCCACCACTACTGCCGCCGTCTCAGCCGCTCCGTCTCTCCGGCAGATATCACGGCGGAATTCCACGCGGTTCAACCCGAGCGTCCCGCCATCGTCTGAGGCTACAAATTCCGATGCCTCTCCAGATAACAATTCCGCCGCCGCCGCATCCGGCGCCGGTGGCCGGAGCCTCCTCAGACCGCAAATGTCGCGGCACAACTCGACGAGATTCTCTGTTGAACGAAGCGAGAGTTTCACAGACTTGACGGAGCCGGCACGTGAGGGCACGCGCCGCCTCTCGGCTGCGTTGGCAGAGGAAAGATCGATGTCAGCTAGAGAAGCGGTGGCGGCCCAAGAAGCCGCGGACGCAGAAGCCATCGCCGACGTAGAAGAACaggaagaagaacaagaagcAGAGTCCACGCCGGCGCCGATGAGAATGTCACTGATGGATCTGTTAGAAGAGACGGACAGGCAAATGGGGTTTGAAGGGTCAACATACAGAatagaagatgaagaagaggaggaagaagaagaggaagaaattGAGAATGAAGTGACCACCGTATGCGGCGGAGGAGGGGGTGGGGGGACGGAACGGAATTGCTGCGTGTGCATGGTACGTCATAAAGGGGCGGCATTTATCCCCTGCGGTCACACCTTTTGTAGGCTTTGTTCAAGAGAGCTTTGGGTGAGTAGAGGGAACTGTCCACTTTGCAATGGCTTCATTTTGGAGATTCTTGACATCTTTTGA
- the LOC103497559 gene encoding uncharacterized protein LOC103497559 isoform X1: MEGGRRRITLYDQMLAVSDGRELASGFTLNDVLTIQKRASPSPSPAVRLHGRTLLDIIRDDVGKSPVSNRERKSWKFLRDRLRLNLRSQIPPPNSLRFPGFTSADMMPNDEQSPEPTTTAAVSAAPSLRQISRRNSTRFNPSVPPSSEATNSDASPDNNSAAAASGAGGRSLLRPQMSRHNSTRFSVERSESFTDLTEPAREGTRRLSAALAEERSMSAREAVAAQEAADAEAIADVEEQEEEQEAESTPAPMRMSLMDLLEETDRQMGFEGSTYRIEDEEEEEEEEEEIENEVTTVCGGGGGGGTERNCCVCMVRHKGAAFIPCGHTFCRLCSRELWVSRGNCPLCNGFILEILDIF, translated from the coding sequence ATGGAAGGTGGTCGCCGGAGGATTACGCTTTACGATCAGATGTTAGCGGTGAGCGACGGCAGAGAGCTCGCAAGTGGTTTTACTCTCAACGACGTTTTGACCATTCAAAAGAGAGCCTCGCCTAGTCCTTCGCCGGCAGTGAGATTACACGGCCGGACGTTGCTCGATATCATAAGAGACGACGTAGGAAAATCCCCTGTTAGTAACCGAGAAAGGAAATCTTGGAAGTTTTTGAGAGATcgtcttcgtttgaacctcagATCTCAAATTCCGCCGCCGAATTCGCTTCGTTTCCCCGGTTTTACGTCGGCGGATATGATGCCAAACGACGAACAGTCGCCAGAACCCACCACTACTGCCGCCGTCTCAGCCGCTCCGTCTCTCCGGCAGATATCACGGCGGAATTCCACGCGGTTCAACCCGAGCGTCCCGCCATCGTCTGAGGCTACAAATTCCGATGCCTCTCCAGATAACAATTCCGCCGCCGCCGCATCCGGCGCCGGTGGCCGGAGCCTCCTCAGACCGCAAATGTCGCGGCACAACTCGACGAGATTCTCTGTTGAACGAAGCGAGAGTTTCACAGACTTGACGGAGCCGGCACGTGAGGGCACGCGCCGCCTCTCGGCTGCGTTGGCAGAGGAAAGATCGATGTCAGCTAGAGAAGCGGTGGCGGCCCAAGAAGCCGCGGACGCAGAAGCCATCGCCGACGTAGAAGAACaggaagaagaacaagaagcAGAGTCCACGCCGGCGCCGATGAGAATGTCACTGATGGATCTGTTAGAAGAGACGGACAGGCAAATGGGGTTTGAAGGGTCAACATACAGAatagaagatgaagaagaggaggaagaagaagaggaagaaattGAGAATGAAGTGACCACCGTATGCGGCGGAGGAGGGGGTGGGGGGACGGAACGGAATTGCTGCGTGTGCATGGTACGTCATAAAGGGGCGGCATTTATCCCCTGCGGTCACACCTTTTGTAGGCTTTGTTCAAGAGAGCTTTGGGTGAGTAGAGGGAACTGTCCACTTTGCAATGGCTTCATTTTGGAGATTCTTGACATCTTTTGA
- the LOC107991586 gene encoding uncharacterized protein LOC107991586, with amino-acid sequence MLGPKLVHTTNEATQKIRACMLIAQSRQKSYDDVRHRDFEFDIGDMVFVKVTPMKGVLRFEKRGRLSPFLIQHIFDFEPLQTNEILSYEEQQVEILAMEVKLLCSRVEIFLEIEKFLRPQEVASSSSFVRKVSIFFVRYFLSRAVVVGDPGFVQAFV; translated from the exons ATGTTAGGCCCTAAGCTAGTTCATACCACTAATGAAGCTACACAGAAGATTAGAGCCTGTATGTTGatagcacagagcagacagaagagttacgatGATGTACGACATAGGGATTTTGAGTTTGATATAGGGGACATGGTTTTTGTGAAGGTAACACcaatgaagggtgttctgagatTTGAGAAGAGGGGAAGGTTGAGTCCCTTTTTG ATTCAACATATATTTGACTTTGAGCCATTGCAAACTAATGAGATTTTGAGTTATGAGGAGCAACaagttgagattttggcaaTGGAAGTTAAGCTACTTTGTAGCAGAG TTGAGATATTTTTGGAAATTGAGAAATTTCTTCGTCCACAAGAAGTGGCATCATCGTCTTCCTTCGTCCGCAAGGTTTCTATATTTTTCGTCAGATATTTTCTATCACGTGCAGTCGTAGTTGGAGATCCAGGCTTCGTTCAAGCATTCGTGTGA
- the LOC127148501 gene encoding protein TRANSPORT INHIBITOR RESPONSE 1-like, translating to MTCEGFSTDGLAAIAANCRNLKVLDLRGSDVEDLNGHWLSHFPDTYTSLVSLNIACLGSEVSVSALKRLVDRCPNLRTLHLNRPVPLDRHANLLRRAPQLVEFGAGCYMADLRSEVFSSLTGAFTSCTELKSLSGFWDVVPAYLPFVYPTCSRLTSLNLSYATIHVTILQSLSVNVIIYRSFGSRCIVNAAAGLH from the exons ATGACTTGTGAAGGGTTCAGTACTGATGGGCTTGCGGCCATTGCTGCTAATTGCAG GAATTTGAAAGTATTGGACTTACGAGGGAGTGATGTGGAAGATCTGAATGGGCATTGGCTCAGCCATTTTCCTGATACATATACGTCATTGGTATCTCTCAATATTGCTTGTTTGGGGTCTGAGGTGAGTGTATCAGCACTGAAGCGTCTAGTGGACAGGTGTCCAAACTTAAGGACACTGCATCTCAATCGTCCAGTTCCCCTTGATAGGCATGCCAACCTACTTCGTCGTGCCCCTCAGCTGGTTGAGTTTGGTGCTGGATGCTATATGGCTGACTTGAGATCTGAAGTTTTTTCGAGCTTAACTGGGGCATTTACAAGCTGCACAGAATTGAAGAGTCTGTCAGGATTTTGGGATGTTGTCCCTGCATACCTTCCTTTCGTTTATCCAACATGCTCTCGGCTAACATCCTTAAACTTAAGCTATGCTACAATTCAtgtgacgatcttacaaagctTATCAGTCAATGTCATAATTTACAGAAGCTTTGG TTCAAGATGTATCGTAAATGCAGCTGCTGGACTTCATTGA